The following proteins are co-located in the Sphingomonas panacis genome:
- a CDS encoding TonB-dependent receptor, protein MSNFTVRSFLFVGCATAALSFATAASAQDAPTTAAASEAAPDGTLGDIVVTAERRSENLQNVPISVGVLQGSDLRDYTAGGSDTLLELANRVPGLYAETTTGKIFPRFYIRGLGNIDFYLGASQPVSIIQDDVVLEHVVLKSNPVYDVAQIEVLRGPQGTLFGRNTTAGIIKFDTNKPTNEFTGRATASYGTYNTVTLDAGVGGPIVKDVLKFRVSGLYQRRDNWITNTYTGTNSADGTTGGKDTLGGFEEKDIRVQLELTPPDTGFTGLLSAHARDYSGTSTIFHRGGILKGSNDVSNTPRAFVGLDEGAGNPQAYKTYGTSLNMKNDFGGVTLTSISAYETTSGYSRGDTDGGVATNFPGNLYFGESQGRVRDLDQLTQEVRLANNSTGRFKWQIGGIYFYSRDNTEFDQRGFFLLPGQAARNPNNYVVLRNINTSYAGFGQASYEIVPKLTITGGVRVTNDAKSTRLVVGPRNAAGVSTFPATAPTFVRLSDTQPSWDVALRYQATDDVSLFARVAHSFRGPTIQGRNAVFSSAFVTAGSETITSYEAGFKSNLLGNTLRFNATGFYYKVKNIQLNGNDANNNGLLFNADQAQAWGGEAELTWRPVPNLTMGLGASVLHTEINDKRVYTPVCFLNGAVTCTVLNPTIAIRNPAGVTTATLAQIDGNPLPNAPKYQLDGNARYDFPLPNGGKLFVGGDVTLQGYTSLVPYKTVEYTTDGTFEAGLKAGYTAPEGAYEIAVFTRNVTNEKNLKGVLDNYNAAVFNDPRIVGVQLSGKF, encoded by the coding sequence CTTTACCGTCCGCTCGTTTCTCTTCGTCGGCTGCGCCACCGCCGCGCTGTCGTTCGCGACTGCCGCCTCGGCGCAGGACGCGCCAACGACAGCAGCCGCGAGCGAGGCTGCGCCCGATGGCACGCTCGGCGATATCGTCGTGACGGCCGAGCGGCGTTCGGAGAATCTCCAAAATGTGCCTATCTCGGTCGGCGTGCTCCAGGGCAGCGACCTGCGCGACTATACCGCTGGCGGCAGCGACACGTTGCTCGAACTCGCCAACCGCGTCCCCGGCCTGTATGCCGAGACGACCACCGGCAAGATCTTCCCGCGCTTCTACATCCGCGGCCTCGGCAATATCGATTTCTACCTCGGCGCGTCGCAGCCCGTGTCGATCATCCAGGACGACGTCGTGCTCGAGCATGTCGTGCTCAAGTCGAACCCGGTGTATGACGTCGCCCAGATCGAAGTGCTGCGCGGGCCGCAGGGCACGCTGTTCGGCCGCAACACCACTGCGGGCATCATCAAGTTCGACACCAACAAGCCGACCAACGAGTTCACCGGCCGTGCGACGGCGTCCTACGGCACGTACAATACCGTCACGCTCGATGCTGGCGTCGGCGGGCCGATCGTCAAAGATGTGCTGAAGTTCCGCGTGTCGGGTCTGTACCAGCGCCGCGACAACTGGATCACCAACACCTACACCGGCACCAACAGCGCCGACGGCACCACCGGCGGGAAGGACACTCTGGGCGGCTTCGAGGAGAAGGACATCCGCGTCCAGCTCGAGCTGACTCCGCCGGACACCGGCTTCACCGGCCTGCTCTCGGCACATGCGCGCGATTACAGCGGCACCTCGACGATCTTCCATCGCGGCGGCATCCTCAAGGGCAGCAACGACGTGAGCAACACGCCGCGCGCATTCGTCGGGCTCGACGAAGGTGCTGGCAACCCGCAGGCGTACAAGACCTACGGCACGTCGCTCAACATGAAGAACGATTTCGGCGGCGTCACGCTGACCTCGATCAGCGCCTATGAGACTACCTCGGGCTACAGCCGTGGCGACACCGATGGCGGCGTCGCGACCAACTTCCCGGGCAATTTGTACTTCGGCGAGAGCCAGGGCCGGGTGCGTGATCTCGACCAGCTTACCCAGGAAGTCCGCCTCGCCAACAACAGCACCGGCCGCTTCAAATGGCAGATCGGCGGCATCTATTTCTACTCGCGCGACAATACCGAGTTCGATCAGCGCGGCTTCTTCCTGCTGCCGGGGCAGGCGGCGCGCAACCCGAACAACTATGTCGTGCTGCGCAACATCAACACCTCTTATGCCGGCTTCGGTCAGGCCAGCTATGAGATCGTCCCCAAGCTGACGATCACGGGCGGCGTGCGCGTCACCAACGACGCCAAATCGACTCGCCTCGTTGTCGGGCCGCGCAACGCGGCTGGGGTCTCGACCTTCCCGGCGACGGCGCCGACCTTCGTCCGTCTGTCCGACACGCAGCCGAGCTGGGACGTTGCGCTGCGCTACCAGGCGACCGACGACGTCAGCCTGTTCGCGCGCGTTGCACACAGCTTCCGCGGGCCGACGATCCAGGGCCGCAACGCCGTGTTCAGCTCTGCGTTCGTCACTGCGGGTTCGGAAACGATCACCTCCTATGAGGCTGGCTTCAAATCGAACCTGCTCGGCAACACGCTGCGCTTCAACGCGACCGGCTTCTACTACAAGGTCAAGAACATCCAGTTGAACGGCAACGACGCCAACAACAACGGCCTGCTGTTCAACGCCGATCAGGCACAGGCCTGGGGCGGCGAGGCGGAGCTGACCTGGCGCCCGGTGCCGAACCTGACGATGGGCCTCGGCGCGAGCGTGCTTCACACCGAGATCAACGACAAGCGCGTCTATACGCCGGTGTGCTTCCTCAACGGCGCGGTAACCTGCACCGTGCTCAACCCGACGATTGCCATCCGCAACCCGGCAGGCGTGACGACGGCGACGCTCGCGCAGATCGACGGCAACCCGCTGCCCAACGCGCCGAAATATCAGCTCGATGGCAACGCGCGCTACGACTTCCCGCTCCCCAACGGCGGCAAGCTGTTCGTCGGCGGCGACGTGACGCTCCAGGGCTATACCAGCCTCGTGCCGTACAAGACGGTCGAATACACCACGGACGGCACGTTCGAGGCGGGCCTGAAGGCGGGCTACACCGCACCGGAAGGCGCGTATGAGATCGCCGTGTTCACGCGCAACGTGACCAACGAGAAGAACCTCAAGGGCGTGCTCGACAATTACAATGCGGCGGTCTTCAACGATCCGCGCATCGTCGGCGTTCAGCTCAGCGGCAAGTTCTGA
- a CDS encoding multidrug effflux MFS transporter, with product MSEFEFVAFIAALMAVNALGVDLMLPALADIGRDLAIVTANDRQWIVTAYIFGFGIGQIFYGPLADRFGRKPVVVVALLCFVAAAVFAAHSASFAALLGARVLQGLTSASSRVLSVAIVRDRFSGRQMARTLSVAQMIFFVFPILAPTLGSAVLAFGPWRLIFYALGAYTLVVFVWALTRFAETLPQARRVPISLAAMRQSYRLTLTDRFSIGYAVSSALTFGGIVAFVSSSQQIFVDEFHAGGKFTILFAVCAFSMGCAAFANSRLVERLGMRMISQSAVFGLIALSLVHVAIIASGHETLVTYIVFQALSMTCIALCGSNFGAMAMERVGHIAGTASSVQGFISSVGAVVVAAGIGQSYDGTTLPLALGYLGIGVVALALILWIEGGRLFQARAGA from the coding sequence ATGAGCGAGTTCGAGTTCGTCGCGTTCATCGCCGCATTGATGGCGGTGAACGCGCTGGGCGTCGACCTCATGCTCCCCGCGCTCGCCGACATCGGGCGTGATCTCGCGATCGTCACCGCAAATGATCGGCAGTGGATCGTCACCGCCTATATCTTCGGCTTCGGCATCGGACAGATCTTCTATGGCCCGCTCGCTGACCGGTTCGGGCGCAAGCCGGTGGTGGTGGTGGCGCTGCTGTGTTTCGTGGCGGCGGCGGTGTTCGCGGCGCATTCGGCCTCGTTCGCGGCGCTGCTCGGCGCGCGGGTGTTGCAGGGGCTGACCTCGGCCTCGTCGCGCGTTCTGTCGGTCGCGATCGTGCGCGATCGCTTCTCCGGCCGCCAGATGGCGCGCACCTTGTCGGTCGCGCAGATGATCTTCTTCGTTTTCCCGATCCTCGCGCCGACGCTGGGCAGCGCGGTGCTCGCGTTCGGGCCGTGGCGGCTGATCTTCTATGCGCTCGGCGCCTATACGCTGGTGGTGTTCGTCTGGGCGCTGACGCGCTTCGCCGAAACGCTGCCGCAGGCGCGCCGAGTCCCGATTTCGCTGGCGGCCATGCGCCAGTCCTACCGCCTGACGCTGACCGACCGCTTCTCGATCGGCTATGCGGTGAGCAGCGCGCTGACCTTCGGCGGGATCGTCGCGTTCGTCTCCTCGTCGCAGCAGATTTTCGTCGATGAATTCCACGCCGGCGGCAAGTTCACCATCCTGTTCGCGGTCTGCGCTTTCTCGATGGGGTGCGCCGCCTTCGCCAACAGCCGCCTGGTCGAGCGGCTTGGTATGCGGATGATCTCGCAAAGCGCGGTGTTCGGGCTGATCGCGCTGTCGCTGGTCCACGTCGCGATCATCGCCAGCGGACACGAGACGCTCGTCACCTATATCGTGTTTCAAGCGCTGAGCATGACGTGCATCGCGTTGTGCGGATCGAATTTCGGCGCGATGGCGATGGAGCGGGTCGGCCATATCGCCGGCACCGCCTCCTCGGTGCAGGGGTTCATCTCGAGCGTGGGCGCAGTCGTGGTCGCTGCCGGAATCGGCCAATCCTATGACGGCACCACGCTGCCGCTGGCGCTCGGCTATCTCGGCATTGGCGTCGTCGCGCTGGCGCTGATCCTGTGGATCGAAGGCGGACGGCTGTTCCAGGCACGCGCCGGCGCATGA
- a CDS encoding ABC transporter ATP-binding protein, producing the protein MTAPRLDVRGLGKSVPGPRRLFAGLDLAVRGGELVAILGESGVGKSTLLNILAGLDDADEGTVTIEGTTLGPLDEAARTRLRRERIGFVFQAFHILPYLTLAQNVALPLALVSADARAARTRAEAMLEAVGLGGRGGGYARDLSGGELQRVAIARALVHAPALILADEPTGNLDPETAARVLALFGGAVRERGAAGVIVTHSDATAAIADRVLTLTAEGLVERRGR; encoded by the coding sequence ATGACCGCGCCGCGCCTCGATGTGCGCGGCCTGGGCAAAAGCGTGCCCGGCCCGCGCCGGCTGTTCGCCGGCCTCGATCTTGCGGTGCGCGGCGGCGAACTGGTCGCGATCCTCGGCGAATCGGGGGTCGGCAAATCAACCTTGCTCAACATCCTCGCCGGACTCGACGATGCCGACGAAGGCACCGTCACGATCGAGGGCACCACGCTCGGCCCGCTCGACGAGGCGGCGCGCACGCGGTTGCGCCGCGAGCGGATCGGCTTCGTGTTCCAGGCCTTCCACATCCTGCCGTATCTCACGCTCGCGCAGAACGTCGCGCTGCCGCTCGCCTTGGTGTCGGCCGATGCGCGCGCCGCGCGGACTCGCGCCGAGGCGATGCTGGAGGCGGTCGGCCTCGGCGGGCGCGGCGGCGGCTATGCGCGCGATCTCTCGGGCGGCGAGTTGCAGCGTGTCGCGATCGCCCGCGCGCTCGTTCATGCGCCGGCGCTGATCCTCGCCGACGAACCGACCGGCAACCTCGATCCCGAGACCGCCGCGCGCGTGCTGGCGTTGTTCGGCGGCGCGGTGCGCGAGCGTGGTGCGGCGGGCGTGATCGTCACCCATTCCGACGCGACCGCCGCCATCGCCGACCGCGTGTTGACGCTGACGGCCGAGGGGCTGGTGGAGCGACGTGGCCGCTGA
- a CDS encoding ABC transporter permease, which translates to MAAEPGLWSGRLALGWLIGGEWRFHPGRFLLTAVAIAVGVALGFAVHLINGSALASFDGAVRGVGGGAELSVRATSPLGFDEHLYPRVARAAGVRDASPVVKLDARIGTARLTLLGLDPIRAAAVTPALIGIAPERGNDTMFAEDAVFLSRAALAQAGMKIGARVVITANGRSVPLRIVGTLPGAGDTASLAVIDIAAAQWRFGRLGKLDRIDLAVSDRAAAESALANLPDASLSAAEAQNAQGDALSRAYRVNLDMLALVALLTGGFLVYSAQSLSVARRQRAFALLRTLGMPRGGVVAAVAVEGLAIGVVGAGAGLAAGYAMAWAALQWFGGDLGAGYFGGGMVQLAFQPGAAFGFFALGLAAAALGSAIPARLAARAAPAAALKNAGDVLDPRARVAWWPAAVLLLVGGAVTLLPPVGGLPLFGFTGMALLLAGGVAGVPWFARVLLTPLARRSGASVPRRLAIRHLHGAPNDAATALCGIVASTALMIAMATMITSFRGAVDDWLGQVLGADLYLRTNAGAVFDPATQTRLAATPGIARAAFSRQLPLTIAPDRPPITLIARPEQGTRDPLRVLIAPAVPLPPGARPAWVSEPAQRLYGWNPGDRLTLPMGGGARFTVAGVWRDYGRQTGAVLVDARDYQRLTGDTGRDELAAMLGPGADATAVTAAIQARLPADLRDQVEITRPATLRRFALTLFDRSFAVTYLLEAIAVLVGLAGVAATISAQTMAREREFGMLRHLGLTRRQLTAMLATEGALVGLTGALAGIALGLVLAQVLIHVINPQSFNFTMSTRIPFGTLAAVAAALSGAAAATAIVAGRRATARGAVQSVREDW; encoded by the coding sequence GTGGCCGCTGAACCGGGGCTTTGGTCCGGGCGGCTCGCGCTCGGCTGGCTGATCGGCGGCGAGTGGCGCTTCCATCCCGGCCGCTTCCTGCTGACGGCGGTGGCGATCGCGGTCGGGGTGGCCCTGGGTTTCGCGGTGCATCTCATCAACGGCTCGGCGCTCGCCTCGTTCGACGGCGCGGTGCGCGGTGTCGGCGGAGGCGCAGAACTGTCGGTACGCGCGACCAGTCCGCTCGGCTTCGACGAGCACCTCTATCCGCGCGTCGCGCGCGCCGCCGGCGTGCGCGACGCCAGCCCGGTGGTGAAGCTCGACGCCCGCATCGGCACCGCACGGCTGACTTTGCTCGGCCTCGACCCGATCCGCGCTGCCGCGGTGACGCCGGCGCTGATCGGCATCGCGCCCGAACGCGGCAACGACACGATGTTCGCTGAAGACGCCGTCTTCCTGTCGCGCGCCGCACTCGCGCAGGCCGGTATGAAGATCGGCGCGCGCGTGGTCATCACCGCCAACGGGCGCAGCGTGCCGCTGCGCATCGTGGGCACGCTGCCGGGCGCGGGTGACACTGCGTCGCTTGCGGTGATCGACATCGCCGCCGCGCAGTGGCGCTTCGGGCGGCTCGGCAAGCTCGACCGGATCGATCTCGCCGTCTCCGACCGTGCCGCCGCCGAGTCCGCGCTCGCCAACCTGCCGGATGCGAGCCTGTCTGCCGCCGAGGCGCAGAACGCGCAAGGGGATGCGCTGTCGCGCGCCTACCGGGTCAATCTCGACATGCTCGCTCTGGTGGCACTGCTGACCGGCGGCTTCCTCGTCTATTCGGCGCAATCGCTGTCGGTGGCGCGGCGGCAGCGCGCTTTCGCGCTGCTCCGCACGCTCGGCATGCCGCGCGGCGGGGTGGTCGCGGCGGTCGCGGTCGAGGGGCTGGCGATCGGCGTGGTCGGCGCAGGCGCGGGCCTCGCGGCGGGCTATGCGATGGCGTGGGCGGCGTTGCAGTGGTTCGGCGGCGATCTCGGTGCGGGCTATTTCGGCGGTGGCATGGTGCAGCTCGCCTTCCAGCCGGGCGCGGCATTCGGTTTCTTCGCGCTCGGCCTCGCCGCCGCCGCGCTCGGCAGCGCCATACCGGCGCGGCTGGCGGCGCGCGCCGCGCCCGCCGCCGCGCTCAAGAACGCAGGCGACGTGCTTGATCCGCGCGCGCGTGTCGCATGGTGGCCGGCGGCTGTGCTGCTGCTCGTCGGCGGCGCGGTGACCTTGCTGCCGCCGGTCGGTGGACTGCCGCTGTTCGGCTTCACCGGCATGGCCTTGCTGCTCGCCGGCGGCGTGGCGGGGGTGCCGTGGTTCGCGCGCGTGCTGCTCACCCCGCTTGCGCGGCGCAGCGGCGCTTCGGTGCCGCGTCGGCTCGCGATCCGCCACCTCCACGGCGCGCCCAATGATGCCGCGACCGCCTTGTGCGGGATCGTCGCCTCGACCGCGCTGATGATCGCGATGGCGACGATGATCACCAGCTTTCGCGGCGCGGTCGACGACTGGCTCGGCCAGGTACTCGGTGCCGACCTGTACCTGCGCACCAACGCGGGCGCGGTGTTCGATCCCGCCACGCAGACGCGGTTGGCGGCTACTCCCGGCATCGCCCGCGCCGCGTTCAGCCGTCAGCTCCCGCTGACAATCGCGCCCGACCGTCCGCCGATCACGCTGATCGCCCGCCCCGAGCAGGGCACGCGCGATCCGTTGCGCGTGCTGATCGCCCCCGCCGTTCCGCTCCCGCCCGGCGCGCGTCCGGCCTGGGTGTCGGAACCGGCGCAGCGGCTCTACGGCTGGAACCCCGGCGACCGCCTGACTCTGCCGATGGGCGGCGGCGCGCGCTTCACTGTCGCGGGGGTGTGGCGCGATTACGGGCGGCAGACCGGCGCGGTGCTGGTCGATGCGCGGGACTATCAGCGCCTCACCGGCGACACCGGGCGCGATGAACTGGCGGCGATGCTGGGCCCCGGCGCTGATGCCACCGCCGTCACCGCCGCGATACAGGCGCGGCTGCCAGCGGATCTGCGCGATCAGGTCGAGATCACCCGGCCCGCCACGTTGCGCCGCTTCGCGCTGACGTTGTTCGATCGCAGTTTCGCCGTCACCTATCTGCTCGAAGCGATTGCCGTCCTCGTCGGTCTCGCCGGCGTCGCCGCGACGATTTCGGCGCAGACGATGGCGCGCGAGCGCGAGTTCGGCATGTTGCGCCATCTCGGTCTCACCCGCCGCCAGCTCACCGCGATGCTTGCCACCGAAGGCGCTTTGGTCGGACTGACCGGCGCGCTCGCCGGCATCGCGCTCGGGCTGGTGCTGGCGCAGGTGCTGATCCACGTCATTAACCCGCAGTCTTTCAACTTCACGATGAGCACGCGAATCCCGTTCGGCACGCTCGCGGCGGTGGCGGCGGCGCTGTCGGGCGCGGCGGCGGCGACCGCGATCGTCGCTGGCCGTCGCGCGACCGCGCGTGGCGCGGTGCAATCGGTACGGGAGGATTGGTGA
- a CDS encoding lipocalin-like domain-containing protein yields MLRWMFGLALAAAAPAATPYPVVQPGIVLRFPQDHGAHPAFRTEWWYVTGWLRTARGDDLGFQVTFFRTRPQTDPRNPSLFAPAQVLFAHAALSDPKTGRLLHGERAARAGFGLAQARERDADVAIRDWQMRRLPDGRWATDVTVDGFALTLALSPTQPPLPQGQSGYSRKGPRPEEASYYYSIPHLRVGGRVTRAGTTEPVTGEAWLDREWSSDYLAPQAQGWDWTGLNFDDGSALMAFRIRRKGGGTLWAGGAFRRADGTRTVFAPGDVSFRPLATWRSPATGATYPVAQQLSVRLADGIHRWRLQPLFAAQELDTRRSGMPVYWEGAVRTEGGRGYLELTGYDKPLAM; encoded by the coding sequence ATGCTGCGCTGGATGTTCGGCCTCGCCCTCGCCGCGGCTGCACCGGCGGCCACCCCCTATCCGGTGGTCCAGCCCGGCATCGTACTTCGCTTCCCGCAGGACCACGGCGCGCATCCCGCGTTCCGCACCGAATGGTGGTACGTCACCGGTTGGCTGCGCACCGCGCGCGGCGACGATCTCGGTTTTCAGGTGACGTTCTTCCGCACCCGCCCGCAGACCGACCCCCGCAATCCAAGCCTCTTCGCGCCCGCGCAGGTGCTGTTCGCGCACGCCGCTCTGTCCGATCCGAAGACGGGCCGCCTGCTCCACGGCGAGCGCGCCGCGCGCGCCGGCTTCGGTCTGGCACAGGCGCGCGAGCGTGACGCCGATGTCGCGATCCGCGACTGGCAGATGCGGCGGCTCCCCGACGGGCGCTGGGCGACGGATGTCACCGTCGATGGCTTCGCGCTGACTTTGGCGCTCAGCCCGACCCAGCCGCCGCTGCCGCAAGGACAAAGCGGCTACAGCCGCAAGGGACCGCGCCCGGAGGAGGCGAGCTATTATTACTCGATCCCGCATCTGCGCGTCGGCGGCCGGGTGACGCGGGCAGGCACGACCGAGCCGGTGACCGGCGAGGCGTGGCTCGATCGCGAATGGTCGTCCGATTATCTGGCGCCGCAAGCGCAGGGGTGGGACTGGACCGGCCTCAACTTCGACGATGGCAGCGCACTGATGGCGTTCCGCATCCGCCGCAAGGGTGGCGGCACGCTTTGGGCGGGCGGCGCCTTCCGTCGCGCCGATGGTACGCGCACGGTGTTCGCGCCCGGCGACGTATCCTTCCGCCCGCTCGCCACCTGGCGCAGCCCCGCCACCGGCGCGACCTATCCGGTCGCGCAGCAGCTCAGCGTGCGGTTGGCCGACGGCATCCACCGCTGGCGCCTGCAACCTTTGTTCGCCGCGCAGGAACTCGACACCCGCCGCAGCGGCATGCCGGTATACTGGGAAGGCGCGGTGCGGACGGAGGGCGGGCGCGGCTATCTGGAACTGACCGGATACGACAAGCCGCTCGCGATGTAA
- a CDS encoding response regulator transcription factor, protein MSDATILVVDDEQSLRRLLRNTLERAGYVVVEAANGAEALKAAERYTPTAILLDLGLPDRDGLSLVPLLRKMGEATILVVSARDETDQKVAALDLGADDYVTKPFDSEELLARLRVALRHTGHRPKPKSLRAGDVEIDFEHRRVRRAGEDVHLTRKEYDVLACLADAPGRVVTHQRILAAAWPLDHDRKIEYLRIVIRNLRQKIEPADAIGSVVANELGVGYRLLTPG, encoded by the coding sequence GTGAGCGATGCCACCATCCTCGTCGTCGACGACGAGCAATCGCTCCGCCGGCTGCTGCGCAACACGCTCGAACGTGCCGGCTATGTCGTGGTCGAGGCGGCGAACGGGGCCGAGGCGCTGAAGGCGGCGGAGCGCTATACGCCGACCGCGATCCTGCTCGACCTCGGCCTGCCCGACCGCGACGGGCTTTCGCTGGTGCCGTTGCTGCGCAAAATGGGCGAGGCGACGATCCTCGTCGTTTCGGCGCGCGACGAGACCGACCAGAAGGTCGCGGCGCTCGATCTGGGCGCGGACGATTACGTCACCAAGCCGTTCGATTCGGAGGAATTGCTGGCGCGGCTGCGGGTGGCGCTGCGCCACACGGGGCATCGGCCCAAGCCGAAGAGCTTACGCGCCGGCGACGTGGAGATCGATTTCGAACACCGCCGCGTCCGCCGCGCCGGCGAGGACGTGCATCTCACCCGCAAGGAATATGACGTGCTGGCGTGTCTTGCCGACGCGCCGGGGCGCGTGGTGACGCACCAGCGCATCCTCGCGGCGGCGTGGCCGCTCGATCACGACCGCAAGATCGAATATCTGCGAATCGTCATCCGCAATCTGCGCCAGAAGATCGAGCCGGCCGACGCGATCGGATCGGTGGTCGCGAACGAACTTGGCGTGGGATATCGGCTGCTGACGCCGGGCTGA